The Candidatus Hydrogenedentota bacterium genome contains a region encoding:
- a CDS encoding N-6 DNA methylase: MSKISITPALLRAIRAKLDLTQEALAERLGVAFATVNRWEAGDTKPQRAAKEAIAALARDAGIDDEDIHADPSVAMPTRRRARATGKVPTTKPMEQMLWDAACSIRGEKDAAKFKDYLLPLLFLKRLSDVFDDEIGRLAEEYGDRATALEIAESDHSLLRFYLPPEARWAIISGREQYEWPQRDKPRDIGEHLTKAVRAVVKHNPTLSGVIDIVDFAAERNGERDINPAKLRGVVETFSDPRYRLGLADVQPDFLGRAYEYLLRKFAEGSGQSAGEFFTPTEVGFLMAQIMRPKPGETCHDYACGSAGLLIKLQLVARELDPTSKVPLRLSGQELQAESYAVAQMNAIIHDMDVELQRGDTMINPKFRTADGRLMTYDIVVANPMWNQPFAPDIFGKDPYDRFRTAGGVTTGKGDWAWLQHTLACMNDRGRAAVVLDTGAVTRGSGSKNEDKERNIRKWFVDRDLIDGVILLPDNLFYNTNAAGIIVVLSKRKSAARKGKIVLLNASHRYRKGRPKNYLPEQSIQQLAAVYLRGEPIHGELAVVSHAEVVSAEYNLSPSRWVGKPDAATAHDLKSLIDRLNQISGEAQEHDRRLLEILGAIIW, translated from the coding sequence ATGTCAAAAATCAGTATCACTCCTGCTCTTCTCCGAGCGATTCGGGCCAAGCTCGACTTGACCCAAGAGGCGTTAGCCGAACGCCTAGGCGTCGCCTTTGCCACGGTCAATCGATGGGAAGCCGGGGACACCAAACCCCAGCGTGCGGCCAAGGAAGCCATTGCGGCGCTCGCTCGCGATGCGGGCATCGACGACGAGGATATCCACGCAGACCCGTCCGTGGCAATGCCAACTCGGCGACGCGCCCGCGCGACCGGCAAAGTCCCTACGACGAAGCCCATGGAGCAAATGCTTTGGGATGCGGCGTGTTCGATTCGCGGTGAAAAGGACGCGGCCAAGTTCAAGGACTACCTGCTGCCGCTGTTGTTCCTAAAGCGCCTGTCCGATGTGTTCGACGACGAGATCGGCCGCTTGGCGGAGGAGTACGGCGACCGTGCGACGGCATTGGAAATTGCCGAATCAGACCATTCGTTGCTTCGATTCTATCTGCCGCCGGAAGCGCGGTGGGCGATCATCAGCGGGCGCGAGCAATACGAATGGCCGCAGCGGGACAAACCGCGCGACATTGGCGAACACTTGACCAAGGCCGTTCGCGCCGTGGTGAAACACAATCCAACGCTTTCGGGCGTGATCGATATTGTAGACTTCGCGGCGGAACGCAACGGCGAACGCGACATCAACCCCGCGAAGCTACGGGGTGTCGTCGAGACATTCTCGGACCCGCGCTACAGGCTTGGCCTCGCGGACGTGCAACCGGACTTTCTGGGCCGCGCCTACGAGTACCTATTGCGCAAGTTCGCGGAAGGCTCTGGGCAAAGCGCGGGAGAGTTCTTCACTCCCACCGAAGTCGGCTTTCTTATGGCGCAGATCATGCGCCCCAAGCCGGGCGAGACGTGCCACGATTACGCCTGCGGCTCCGCGGGCCTGCTCATCAAGTTGCAGCTCGTCGCGCGCGAACTCGACCCTACCAGCAAAGTTCCGCTGCGCCTTTCCGGCCAGGAATTGCAGGCCGAGAGCTACGCCGTCGCGCAGATGAATGCGATTATCCACGACATGGACGTTGAACTGCAGCGCGGCGACACGATGATCAACCCGAAGTTCCGCACGGCGGATGGTCGGCTCATGACCTACGACATCGTCGTCGCCAATCCCATGTGGAACCAGCCCTTCGCACCGGACATTTTCGGCAAAGACCCTTACGACCGCTTCCGCACCGCAGGCGGCGTCACCACCGGCAAAGGCGATTGGGCATGGTTGCAACATACGCTCGCGTGCATGAACGATCGCGGCCGCGCTGCCGTTGTGTTGGATACCGGCGCCGTTACGCGAGGCTCGGGATCGAAGAACGAAGATAAGGAACGCAATATCCGGAAATGGTTTGTCGATCGCGATCTGATTGATGGCGTAATTCTGCTTCCGGACAACCTCTTCTATAACACCAATGCCGCAGGCATTATCGTCGTGCTCTCCAAGCGTAAGTCCGCCGCCCGGAAAGGTAAAATCGTTCTTCTTAACGCGAGCCATCGGTATCGCAAGGGGCGTCCCAAAAACTACTTACCAGAACAGTCAATTCAGCAACTTGCGGCTGTGTATTTAAGGGGCGAGCCAATCCACGGTGAATTGGCCGTCGTTAGTCACGCGGAGGTAGTTTCCGCAGAGTACAACTTGAGTCCGAGTCGATGGGTAGGTAAGCCTGATGCAGCAACGGCACACGATTTGAAATCGCTTATCGACAGACTTAACCAAATCTCAGGCGAAGCACAAGAGCACGATCGACGATTGTTGGAAATCCTTGGAGCAATAATCTGGTGA
- a CDS encoding restriction endonuclease subunit S, with translation MSEWRETHLAAEIELAYGKSLPTHERIPGSVGVYGSNGIVGTHNSSLIPGPGIIVGRKGSVGEVQYASEPFWPIDTTYYVVNRAGHNWRYLYHLLRHCGLTSLNSHSAIPGLNREDVYAIKTNLPAFDEQGAIAALLDMVERALAIETDALQNCDALKRATMRELFTRGLRGEPQKETEIGPMPESWSTAQLGSLGKIGNGSTPKKSISAYWDGGKFPWLMSAKVYNRNIVTADQFITQTALDECHLPILKPGAVLIAITGQGKTLGHCAVLNIEATINQHIAYVQTDTDKAEPSFLRGFLETQYEYLRQIAAGGGSTKGALTCAFLRGLTVPLPTMDEQREIVAILDAIDRKIDLHKQKRAVLEELFKALLHKLMTGEIRVSDLDLSALNGSGTSPGQDPA, from the coding sequence GTGAGTGAGTGGCGCGAAACTCATCTGGCTGCCGAAATTGAGTTGGCGTATGGCAAGTCCCTACCAACACATGAACGAATTCCGGGATCAGTGGGCGTATACGGATCCAATGGTATCGTTGGCACTCACAATTCATCACTTATTCCAGGACCGGGAATAATAGTAGGACGAAAAGGATCTGTTGGTGAAGTTCAATATGCTTCCGAACCGTTTTGGCCGATTGATACAACTTACTATGTCGTGAATCGCGCTGGCCATAATTGGCGCTATCTCTATCATCTTCTGCGTCACTGCGGACTCACGTCACTAAACAGTCACAGTGCTATTCCGGGTCTCAATCGCGAGGATGTTTACGCAATCAAGACAAATTTGCCAGCCTTCGACGAACAAGGGGCCATAGCTGCTCTATTGGATATGGTCGAACGGGCGTTAGCCATCGAGACAGACGCCCTGCAAAACTGTGATGCTTTGAAGCGCGCCACGATGCGTGAGCTGTTCACGCGCGGCCTGCGCGGCGAACCGCAGAAGGAAACCGAGATCGGGCCGATGCCGGAGAGTTGGAGTACGGCGCAGTTAGGTTCATTAGGTAAGATTGGAAACGGTTCGACACCCAAAAAATCGATTTCGGCCTATTGGGATGGCGGGAAATTTCCATGGTTAATGAGTGCAAAGGTTTACAACCGAAATATAGTAACGGCTGACCAGTTCATAACTCAGACGGCACTCGATGAATGTCACTTGCCGATTTTGAAACCAGGCGCGGTGCTGATCGCCATTACGGGACAAGGCAAGACGTTGGGACACTGCGCGGTTCTAAACATCGAAGCCACAATCAATCAGCACATCGCATACGTGCAAACAGACACCGACAAGGCGGAGCCCAGTTTTCTGCGTGGCTTTCTTGAAACTCAATACGAGTATCTAAGGCAAATTGCAGCGGGTGGCGGAAGCACAAAGGGCGCACTAACATGTGCATTCTTGCGAGGCCTCACAGTCCCATTGCCAACAATGGATGAACAGCGTGAAATCGTCGCGATCCTAGACGCCATTGACCGCAAGATCGACCTGCACAAGCAAAAGCGCGCGGTGCTTGAAGAACTCTTCAAGGCGTTGTTGCACAAACTGATGACGGGCGAGATTCGGGTATCCGATTTGGACTTGTCCGCGTTGAACGGTTCGGGCACCAGTCCGGGGCAGGACCCGGCATGA
- a CDS encoding galactitol-1-phosphate 5-dehydrogenase, whose product MKALVLTAPSTLEIQDVPKPHVSGDDVLVAVQACGICGSDVHGMDGSTGRRIPPIIMGHEAAGIIAAVGKDVPQWKTGDRVTFDSTIYCGACTFCKQDRVNLCEDRRVLGVSCDEYRQHGAFAEYVAVPGRILYRVPDGVPFEHAAMVEPISVALHAVTHASFVPNDCAVVIGAGMIGLLIVQALRVHSYNLIIAVDLDDSRLALATECGAHVTLNPSRIDVLTAVRARTRGLGADAVFEAVGANETVGAAIQCARKGGAVVLVGNVSANVQLPLQSVVTREISLFGSCASSGEYPTCLNLLQREHVRVAPLISAVASLDDGPEWFRRLHARERGLMKVILNPAK is encoded by the coding sequence ATGAAGGCCCTCGTACTGACCGCTCCAAGCACGCTCGAAATCCAAGACGTTCCGAAACCGCACGTCTCCGGCGACGACGTGTTGGTGGCGGTACAGGCCTGCGGCATTTGCGGCAGCGACGTGCACGGCATGGACGGGTCGACGGGCCGCCGCATTCCGCCAATAATCATGGGCCACGAAGCGGCGGGTATCATCGCCGCGGTCGGCAAGGACGTGCCGCAGTGGAAAACCGGCGATCGCGTCACGTTCGACTCGACCATATACTGCGGCGCCTGCACATTCTGCAAGCAGGACCGTGTGAACCTGTGCGAGGACCGGCGCGTGTTGGGCGTATCGTGCGACGAGTACCGGCAGCACGGGGCGTTCGCGGAGTACGTCGCCGTGCCCGGCCGCATCCTGTATCGCGTTCCCGACGGCGTGCCCTTCGAGCACGCAGCGATGGTCGAGCCGATTTCCGTGGCGCTGCACGCGGTCACGCACGCGTCGTTCGTGCCGAACGATTGCGCCGTGGTGATTGGCGCGGGAATGATCGGACTGCTGATCGTCCAGGCGTTGCGCGTGCATTCGTATAACCTGATTATCGCGGTCGATCTGGACGATTCGCGGCTCGCGCTGGCGACCGAGTGTGGCGCGCACGTAACGCTGAATCCGTCTCGCATCGACGTACTTACCGCCGTGCGCGCGCGGACCCGCGGCCTCGGGGCGGACGCGGTGTTCGAGGCCGTCGGCGCGAACGAAACTGTCGGCGCGGCAATCCAGTGCGCGCGCAAGGGCGGGGCCGTGGTGCTGGTCGGAAACGTCAGCGCGAATGTGCAGCTTCCACTGCAATCCGTCGTGACGCGCGAGATCAGTTTGTTCGGTTCCTGCGCATCGTCGGGCGAGTACCCCACGTGCTTAAACCTGCTTCAGCGCGAGCACGTGCGTGTCGCACCGTTAATCAGCGCGGTCGCGTCATTGGACGATGGTCCGGAATGGTTCAGGCGGCTGCACGCACGCGAGCGGGGCCTAATGAAAGTGATACTGAATCCGGCGAAGTAG
- a CDS encoding SDR family oxidoreductase gives MFDLTGKTALITGASRGLGQYMARALAKAGADLAITSRSLISLKDFTYEIESMGRRCVPLELDVRDYDSIQCMADAAVGTCGKIDVLVNNAGCNVRKRATDVTWDDWNLVLDTNLRGTFFVAQAIANRSMIPNRYGRVINIGSVTTVAGYSGLGPYCASRGGTKQLTMSLADDWGEYGITVNCLAPGWFKTAQTAVLYENEAWVNYICDRIPLKRPGQPHDLDGAIVFLASDASAYITGQTLLVDGGISTGATKATVKEK, from the coding sequence ATGTTCGATTTGACCGGCAAAACGGCATTGATTACCGGCGCGAGCCGCGGGCTCGGTCAATACATGGCGCGCGCGCTCGCGAAGGCGGGCGCGGACCTGGCCATCACGTCCCGGTCGCTGATATCACTGAAAGACTTCACCTACGAAATCGAATCGATGGGCCGCCGCTGCGTTCCGCTCGAACTCGATGTGCGCGACTACGACAGCATCCAGTGCATGGCCGATGCGGCAGTAGGCACGTGCGGCAAGATCGATGTTCTCGTCAACAACGCGGGGTGCAACGTCCGCAAACGCGCAACGGACGTGACATGGGACGACTGGAATCTTGTGCTCGATACAAACCTCCGCGGGACCTTCTTCGTCGCGCAGGCGATCGCCAACCGCAGCATGATCCCAAACCGGTACGGGCGCGTGATCAACATCGGCTCGGTGACAACCGTTGCGGGGTACTCCGGTCTCGGCCCCTATTGCGCGAGCCGGGGCGGCACGAAGCAGTTGACGATGAGCCTCGCGGACGACTGGGGCGAGTACGGTATCACCGTGAACTGTCTCGCGCCGGGCTGGTTCAAGACGGCGCAGACAGCGGTGTTGTACGAGAACGAAGCGTGGGTGAACTACATCTGCGACCGCATACCGCTGAAACGTCCGGGCCAGCCACACGATCTCGACGGCGCAATCGTCTTCTTGGCGTCCGACGCCAGCGCGTATATCACGGGCCAAACCCTTTTGGTGGACGGCGGAATCTCGACGGGCGCAACGAAAGCGACCGTGAAGGAGAAATGA